In Haematobia irritans isolate KBUSLIRL chromosome 1, ASM5000362v1, whole genome shotgun sequence, a genomic segment contains:
- the Tctp gene encoding translationally controlled tumor protein — MKIYKDIITGDEMFADTYKMKLIDEVLYEVYGKVVSRTEGDIKIEGFNPSAEEADEGTDTTVETGVDVVMNHRLQECFAFGDKKGFTLYLKDYMKKVLAKLEENNPDQIEVFKTNMNKVMKDILGRFKDLQFFTGESMDCDGMVAMCEYRDIDGQSVPVLMFFKHGLEEEKC; from the coding sequence ATGAAAATCTACAAGGATATCATCACCGGCGATGAAATGTTCGCTGATACCTACAAAATGAAATTGATTGATGAAGTATTGTATGAGGTTTACGGCAAGGTTGTCTCTCGTACCGAGGGTGACATCAAAATTGAAGGCTTCAACCCCTCTGCCGAAGAAGCTGACGAAGGTACCGACACTACAGTGGAAACAGGTGTTGATGTGGTCATGAATCACCGTTTGCAAGAGTGCTTTGCTTTTGGCGACAAGAAGGGCTTCACTTTGTACTTGAAGGACTACATGAAGAAGGTGTTGGCCAAATTGGAGGAAAACAATCCCGACCAAATCGAAGTCTTCAAGACCAACATGAACAAAGTCATGAAAGATATCTTGGGCCGATTCAAGGACTTGCAATTCTTCACCGGCGAATCCATGGACTGCGATGGTATGGTGGCCATGTGTGAATACCGCGATATCGATGGACAAAGTGTGCCCGTATTGATGTTCTTCAAACACGGCTTGGAAGAAGAGAAGTGCTAA